A segment of the Mycobacteriales bacterium genome:
CGAGCGTGGACGCGGCTACGCGCAGTTCCTCTCGACCCTCGACGAGGGCCGGATCGCGATCAGCGCGCTCGCGGTCGGTCTCGCGCAGGGCTGCGTGGACGAGTCGGTGCGCTATGCCCACGAACGGCAGGCGTTCGGCGCCCCGATCGGGACCTACCAGTCGGTGGCCTTCCGGATCGCCGACATGGAGGCGCGCACGCACGTGGCCCGCTGCGCCTACCGCGACGCGGTGCACCGGATGCTGAGCGGCGCGGCGTTCAAGCGGGAGGCGGCGATCGCGAAGCTCTACTCCTCGACGATTGCCGTCGACAATGCGCGCGACGCGACCCAAGTGTTCGGCGGCTACGGGTTCATGAACGAGTTCCCCGTCGCCCGGCACTGGCGCGACGCCAAGGTGCTGGAGATCGGCGAAGGCACCTCGGAGATCCAGCGCATGTTGATCGCCCGCGAGCTGGGGCTCTAGGGCGGCCCGATGCCTGACAGCGTGACCGGGTTGCCGGTCGTGGGAATGGTCGGCGCCGGGCAGCTGGCCCGGATGACCCACCAGGCGGCGATCTCGCTCGGCCTGTCGCTGCGCGTGCTCGCCGACTCCCCGACCGATGGCGCAGCGCTCGTCACCCCGGGCGTCGAGATCGGCGCGGCTGATGACCCGGACGCCGTGCAGCGCTTCGCCAAGGCCTGCGACGTCGTGACCTTCGACCACGAGCACGTGCCGGGCGAGCTGATTCGCGAGCTCGCCGGCTCCGGCGTACCCGTTCACCCGGGAGCCGATGCGCTGCACTACGCCCAGGACAAGCGGGCGATGCGGCGGCGGCTCGAGGAGATCGGGCTCATCGTCCCGGTCTGGTCCGACGACCCGTCCGCGCTGCCGAGGCCCTACGTCGCGAAGGCGGTCAAGGGCGGGTACGACGGGCGCGGCGTGTGGTTCGTCGACGAGGGCGACTCGCTGCCCGAGGTCGACCTGATCGTCGAAGAGCGGGTGTCAATCGTCCACGAGCTGGCCATCCAGGTTGCGCGCACGCCGTCCGGCCGCGTGCGGTGCTGGCCGGTGGTCGAGACCGTGCAGCGGGACGGGATCTGTGTCGAGGTGGTCGCCCCCGCGCCCCGCCTGAGCACCTCGCTCGCGGCTGAAGCCGAACGCATCGCCACCCGGATCGCGGTCGAGCTCGACGTGGTCGGCGTACTCGCCGTCGAGCTGTTCGAAGCGCCGAACGGTCTGGTCGTCAACGAGCTCGCGATGCGGCCGCACAACTCCGGCCACTGGTCGATCGAGGGGTCGACCACGGACCAGTTCGAGCAGCATCTGCGCGCGATTCTGGACTGGCCGCTCGGTGACGTCCGGCCACGGGCGAGGGTGACCGTCATGGTCAACGTGCTCGGCGGACCGTCGACCGACCTCGCGGCCAGCCTGCCGGCCGCGCTCGAGGCCGCGCCGACCGCGTCGATCCACCTCTACGGGAAAGCTGCTCGACCGGGGCGCAAGATCGGCCACGTGACCGTGTTGGGGGACGACCTGGTCGATGCGCGGGCGGCCGCGCGCCGAGCGGCGTCGATCCTGAGCGGGGAGGGCCAGTGAGCGGCAACGCGTCGGTCGGCATCGTGATGGGCAGCGACTCGGACTGGGCGACCATGCAACCGGCCGCGGCCGTGCTGGCCGACTTCGGTGTCGAGACCGAGGTGCGGGTCGTCTCCGCTCATCGCACACCGCAGGACATGCTGGAGTACGCCGCGAACGCCGCCGGCCGCGGGCTTCAGGTCATCATCGCGGGCGCCGGCGGTGCGGCTCATCTGCCCGGGATGCTCGCCTCGTCGACGCCGCTCCCGGTGATCGGCGTCCCGGTCCCGTTGGCCCATCTCGACGGAATGGACTCGCTGCTGTCGATCGTGCAGATGCCGGCCGGCGTACCGGTTGCGACGGTATCGATCGCGGGCGCGCGCAACGCCGGGCTGCTCGCGGTGCGCATCCTGGCAACGTCGAACGACGCGCTGCGCGAGCAGATGGTGCGCTTCCAGGACGAGCTGAAGGAGACCGCGCGGAGCAAGGACACCGCGCTGCGCGCCCAGCTCGGCGACGGCTCGAGTCCACGGTGACGCAGGCGAGCACGGCTGCGGCGCCCGGCCCGCTGGTCGCGTGGACGGTCGAGGTCGACGACCCGGGCGAGCTGCTGACCTGGCTCCCGGCGGGGGAGTCGTTTGCGTTTCTGCGCGGTGGTGACGGGATCGTCGGATGGGGTGAGGCGGCTCGGCTCGCCACCGACTCGGCGGCGGACGTGCAGGAGCTGCTCGGCTCGATCACGACCCGCGACGACGTCGGTGTCGCCGGCTGCGGCGCGGTCGCCCTGGTCTCGCTCGGTTTCGCCCCCGGTGTCGACGCATCGGTTGTCGTGGTGCCCAAGGTGGTCCTCGGTCGCCGCGAGGGCCGCAGCTGGCTGACCCTCGTCACACCGCCCGGAGCGGTCGAGGTCCCTGCACTGCGCCGCCGGCCGGTCGCGGCCGCCAGCAACCCGCCCACCGCCGTCTCTGCTGAGCTGCCGAGCGAGGCCGAGTGGCACGAGGTGATCGCGACGGCGGTGACCGCGCTGCGCACCGGCCGGCTCGAGAAGGTGGTGCTCGCGCGGGCCATCGAGGTGACCGCCCAGTCCGACCTCGACGGGCGGGCGGTGGCGGCCCGGCTGGCCCGCCGTTTCCCGTCCTGCTTCACGTTCCTGTGCGACGGGTTGGTCGGCGCATCTCCCGAGCTGCTGATCCGCCGCCTCGGCCGGCACGCCGAGTCGCTCGTGCTGGCCGGAACCGTACGCCGCGGAGCCACCCCCGAGGAGGATGCCGAGCTCGAGCGCGAGTTCCTGGCCTCGACGAAGGACGCCGAGGAGCATCGGTTCGCTGCCGAGTCGGTGCGCGACCTGCTCGCCGAGGTCGCAATCGACGTCGTCACCGACGAGCGCCCGCAGCTGCTGCGGCTGGCCAACCTCAGTCATCTGGCCACCCATGTCGACGCCTGGCTGCCGGTGCCCGCACCTTCGGCGCTGGCGCTCGCCGCGCTGCTGCATCCGACCGCCGCCGTCGGCGGCACGCCGCGGCCGGCAGCGTTGGAGCTGATCCGGGAGCTCGAGGCGGCACCGCGCGAGCGTTACGCCGCGCCGATCGGGTGGGTCGACGCCAACGGCGACGGCGAGTTCGCGATCGCGCTGCGATGCGCGCAGATCAGTGGCCCGCGGGCCCGGCTGTGGGCGGGCGGCGGCATCATCGGCGACTCCGACCCGGCCGCGGAGGTCGCCGAGACGACGGTGAAGTTCGACGCGGTGTTGTCCGCGCTCGGTTAGTCGAGGCGCCGGCGCAGGAAGTCCACGGCGCGCTGCCAGGCGATGCCGGCCTGGGTTTCGTCGTACGTGCCGAGCTTGTCGAACTGGTTGTGGAAGGCGTGGCCGGCCGGGTAGAAGAAGAACTCGACCTCGGTCCCGGACTCGCTGCGGATCTGCGCTTCTTGCGCCCGCGCGTCGTCGGCCGGATAGAACTCGTCGTTCTCCGCGTAGTGGCCCTGCACGGCCGCGGTGATGCCGTTGAACTGGTCGGGTACGCCGGGACCGACGCCGTAGAAGGGCACGGCTGCTCCGACCTTCTCACCCTGCTGCGCGGCCAGCAGCAGCACGAACCCGCCGCCCATGCAGAAGCCGATCGCGCCGACCTGGGTTCCGGTGACCGCGTCGAGCCCGAGCAGGTAGTCGACCGCGCCACCGAGGTCGCGGGCCGCCTGGTCGACCGGAAGCGCCGACATCATCGCGCCCGCCTCGTCCGAGTCGTGTGCGACCTTGCCGCCGAACAGGTCCGGCGCGAGGGCCACGAAGCCTTCGGCGGCCAGCCGGTCGGTGGCACCGGCGACGTAGTCGTCGAGGCCCCACCACTCCTGGATCACGATCACCCCCGGACCGCTGCCGGACGGCGGAAGCGCGAGGTAGCCGTGTGCGGTCCCGCCGTTGCTG
Coding sequences within it:
- a CDS encoding 5-(carboxyamino)imidazole ribonucleotide synthase; the protein is MPDSVTGLPVVGMVGAGQLARMTHQAAISLGLSLRVLADSPTDGAALVTPGVEIGAADDPDAVQRFAKACDVVTFDHEHVPGELIRELAGSGVPVHPGADALHYAQDKRAMRRRLEEIGLIVPVWSDDPSALPRPYVAKAVKGGYDGRGVWFVDEGDSLPEVDLIVEERVSIVHELAIQVARTPSGRVRCWPVVETVQRDGICVEVVAPAPRLSTSLAAEAERIATRIAVELDVVGVLAVELFEAPNGLVVNELAMRPHNSGHWSIEGSTTDQFEQHLRAILDWPLGDVRPRARVTVMVNVLGGPSTDLAASLPAALEAAPTASIHLYGKAARPGRKIGHVTVLGDDLVDARAAARRAASILSGEGQ
- the purE gene encoding 5-(carboxyamino)imidazole ribonucleotide mutase → MGSDSDWATMQPAAAVLADFGVETEVRVVSAHRTPQDMLEYAANAAGRGLQVIIAGAGGAAHLPGMLASSTPLPVIGVPVPLAHLDGMDSLLSIVQMPAGVPVATVSIAGARNAGLLAVRILATSNDALREQMVRFQDELKETARSKDTALRAQLGDGSSPR
- a CDS encoding isochorismate synthase, yielding MTQASTAAAPGPLVAWTVEVDDPGELLTWLPAGESFAFLRGGDGIVGWGEAARLATDSAADVQELLGSITTRDDVGVAGCGAVALVSLGFAPGVDASVVVVPKVVLGRREGRSWLTLVTPPGAVEVPALRRRPVAAASNPPTAVSAELPSEAEWHEVIATAVTALRTGRLEKVVLARAIEVTAQSDLDGRAVAARLARRFPSCFTFLCDGLVGASPELLIRRLGRHAESLVLAGTVRRGATPEEDAELEREFLASTKDAEEHRFAAESVRDLLAEVAIDVVTDERPQLLRLANLSHLATHVDAWLPVPAPSALALAALLHPTAAVGGTPRPAALELIRELEAAPRERYAAPIGWVDANGDGEFAIALRCAQISGPRARLWAGGGIIGDSDPAAEVAETTVKFDAVLSALG
- a CDS encoding dienelactone hydrolase family protein: MADENPRQNVEFPSNGGTAHGYLALPPSGSGPGVIVIQEWWGLDDYVAGATDRLAAEGFVALAPDLFGGKVAHDSDEAGAMMSALPVDQAARDLGGAVDYLLGLDAVTGTQVGAIGFCMGGGFVLLLAAQQGEKVGAAVPFYGVGPGVPDQFNGITAAVQGHYAENDEFYPADDARAQEAQIRSESGTEVEFFFYPAGHAFHNQFDKLGTYDETQAGIAWQRAVDFLRRRLD